The Procambarus clarkii isolate CNS0578487 chromosome 64, FALCON_Pclarkii_2.0, whole genome shotgun sequence genome includes a window with the following:
- the LOC123768964 gene encoding TBC1 domain family member 25 isoform X3, whose protein sequence is MCENLLGKMEKTLSIVQKALNWNEEGDEASFRPTRPPLTDSEFQQMLNRVGQLAHPKELRLCVYLGGLEPSLRKVVWKHLLNVYPEGLTGRERLDYMKQKTKEYEALRTVWQEHLNNDEEGEETGTLHILSDGKEQQHPLSSPDVSEEVKYVTNMVRKDVLRTDRHHSYFSGPDDNINVQSLYNILTTYALNHPSIGYCQGMSDLASPLLVTMRDEAQAYVCFCALMARVHSNFHIDGDAMTLKFQHLTEALIFYDIEYFSYLQLHQADDLLFCYRWLLLELKREFAFEDALYMLEVLWSSLPPNPPEESLPLFEVPFNPVQEEKTPIPPPTPRQSHYDNVCALRRQRSCVSNRSAECLAAILSRRAASVDCDGLEAGAGGKKLSRTWSQPIDTSRVRVRVPSGETAINVDRIREESASPEDSPTRNIRKIRNLREFQLLTKNKESDSESIPSSPSRDKMTSSSRKKEENSKHLPVSCENKSNKSRRCFSDSDADVGVPVYSDGGEVDVWQNPVATLSPETDQHLQIVCQEEQPTTIQQLAPKVNGQHQQSEMDGEGETTMTASVNSCEEVTEVTGWQVAMSASGSPQVHTMPPPEEFGGGNPFLMFLCLTLLLQHRQHIMQNKMDHNELAMHFDKMVRQHNVNKVLAQARRMFEAYLKLDFSKARSKNTPPSSAIDQSC, encoded by the exons ATGGAGAAAACGTTATCAATTGTCCAGAAGGCCTTAAATTGGAATGAAGAAGGAGACGAAGCATCTTTTCGCCCAACAAGACCCCCTCTAACTGACTCAGAGTTTCAACAGATGCTAAATCGTGTGGGGCAGTTGGCCCAcccaaaagaattacgtctgtgtGTTTACTTAGGAGGTCTTGAGCCTTCTCTCAG AAAAGTGGTATGGAAGCATTTACTAAATGTATATCCTGAGGGCCtaacagggagagagagactggACTACATGAAACAGAAAACCAAGGAATACGAAGCCTTAAGAACGGTGTGGCAGGAACATCTCAATAATGACGAG GAGGGCGAGGAGACAGGAACGCTGCATATCCTTTCGGATGGGAAGGAGCAGCAGCATCCATTATCATCTCCT GATGTTAGTGAGGAGGTCAAGTATGTGACAAATATGGTTCGTAAGGACGTTTTGCGCACGGATCGACATCATTCCTACTTTAGTGGTCCTGATGACAATATTAATGTTCAGAGTTTATATAACATATTAACCAC ATATGCATTGAACCACCCATCAATTGGATACTGCCAGGGTATGAGTGACTTGGCCTCACCCCTCTTGGTAACCATGAGAGATGAAGCTCAGGCGTACGTGTGCTTTTGTGCGCTCATGGCTCGCGTACACTCCAATtttcatattgatggtgatgccaTGACGcttaagtttcagcatctcactgAAGCTCTCATATTCTACGATATAGAATACTTCTCTTATCTTCAGCTTCATCAG GCTGATGACCTTCTCTTCTGCTACCGGTGGTTGTTATTAGAGTTAAAACGAGAGTTTGCCTTCGAAGATGCCCTGTACATGTTAGAAGTTCTGTGGAGCTCCCTTCCACCAAATCCACCTGAAGAATCTTTGCCGTTGTTTGAG GTACCGTTTAATCCAGTTCAAGAGGAGAAGACTCCTATACCACCGCCAACACCACGACAAAGTCACTATGATAATGTCTGTGCTCTGAGACGGCAGAGGTCGTGCGTATCAAACAGAAGTGCCGAGTGCCTTGCAGCCATCCTCAGTAGAAGGGCAGCCAGTGTGGACTGTGATGGGCTTGAAGCTGGTGCAGGAGGAAAGAAACTAAGTCGTACGTGGTCCCAGCCCATTGACACTTCTCGTGTGAGAGTGCGAGTACCAAGTGGGGAAACTGCTATAAATGTCGATAGGATACGAGAAGAAAGTGCCTCGCCAGAGGACAGCCCAACTAGGAATATCAGAAAAATAAGAAATCTAAGAGAGTTTCAGCTTTTGACTAAAAATAAAGAATCTGATAGTGAGAGTATTCCATCCTCTCCAAGCAGAGACAAAATGACTTCATCCAGTAGAAAAAAGGAGGAGAATTCTAAGCATTTACCAGTTTCTTGTGAAAATAAAAGCAACAAATCTCGAAGATGTTTTTCTGACTCTGATGcggatgttggtgttcctgtgtaTTCTGATGGTGGGGAGGTAGATGTCTGGCAGAATCCTGTTGCTACACTCTCACCAGAGACTGACCAGCACTTGCAAATTGTTTGCCAAGAAGAGCAACCTACCACAATTCAGCAACTCGCACCAAAAGTCAACGGCCAGCATCAGCAGTCAGAAATGGATGGCGAGGGTGAGACTACCATGACAGCTAGTGTTAATTCGTGTGAAGAAGTAACAGAAGTTACCGGCTGGCAAGTTGCTATGAGTGCTAGTGGATCTCCACAGGTTCACACTATGCCTCCTCCAGAAGAGTTTGGTGGGGGTAATCCGTTTCTCATGTTTCTGTGCCTCACTCTTCTCTTACAACACCGTCAACACATAATGCAGAATAAAATGGATCACAACGAGCTAGCCATGCACTTTGACAAGATGGTTCGGCAGCACAACGTAAATAAGGTATTGGCTCAGGCCCGACGTATGTTTGAGGCTTATCTAAAACTAGACTTCTCTAAGGCACGTTCCAAAAATACTCCTCCTAGTTCTGCAATTGATCAGTCTTGTTAA